In one window of Psychrobacter sp. P2G3 DNA:
- the asd gene encoding aspartate-semialdehyde dehydrogenase, translating into MSNLTVGLVGWRGMVGSVLIQRMQEENDFDGITPVFFSTSNAGGNAPSFDGIKTSQLKDAHDIAALSDCDVIITCQGGDYTSKVHQPLRENGWNGYWIDAASTLRMEDDSIIILDPVNRTVIDSALANGKKDFIGGNCTVSLMLMAIGELFNKGWVEWVSAMTYQAASGSGANNMRELINGMGVLHDAVKDELADPASAILEIDKKIAQTQRSDDFPKQYFGVPLAGSLIPYIDAQLENKQSREEWKGGVETNKILGNSEANNIPIDGMCVRIGAMRCHAQGLTIKLKKDIPLEEIEAALKNSGNEWLDLVEDNKEATMNRLTPVAVTGTLTVALGRLRKLNMGPEYLGAFTVGDQLLWGAAEPLRRMLNIIREQNS; encoded by the coding sequence ATGAGTAATTTAACAGTAGGTTTGGTAGGCTGGCGCGGTATGGTTGGGTCAGTATTGATACAACGTATGCAGGAAGAAAATGACTTCGACGGTATCACACCCGTATTTTTTTCAACCAGTAACGCTGGTGGTAATGCGCCAAGCTTTGATGGTATTAAGACCAGCCAACTAAAAGATGCTCATGATATTGCAGCACTAAGTGATTGTGATGTAATTATTACCTGCCAAGGTGGCGACTATACCTCAAAAGTACACCAACCATTGCGTGAAAATGGCTGGAATGGCTATTGGATTGATGCGGCAAGCACATTACGCATGGAAGACGATAGTATTATCATTCTTGATCCAGTCAATCGTACTGTTATTGATAGTGCCTTAGCTAACGGCAAAAAAGACTTTATCGGTGGCAACTGTACGGTGTCACTGATGCTAATGGCTATCGGTGAGTTATTTAACAAAGGCTGGGTCGAATGGGTCAGTGCCATGACTTATCAAGCAGCGAGTGGCTCAGGCGCAAACAATATGCGTGAGTTAATTAATGGTATGGGCGTACTACATGATGCTGTCAAAGACGAGCTGGCTGATCCTGCAAGCGCCATCCTTGAAATCGATAAAAAAATCGCCCAAACTCAACGCTCGGACGACTTTCCTAAGCAATACTTTGGCGTACCATTAGCCGGTAGTTTGATCCCCTATATTGATGCGCAACTAGAAAACAAGCAGTCACGTGAAGAGTGGAAAGGCGGCGTTGAAACCAATAAAATTCTTGGCAACTCTGAAGCTAACAACATTCCTATCGATGGCATGTGTGTGCGCATTGGTGCAATGCGCTGTCATGCACAAGGTCTAACTATTAAGCTAAAAAAAGATATTCCGTTAGAAGAAATTGAAGCAGCACTGAAAAACAGTGGCAATGAGTGGTTAGATTTGGTCGAAGATAATAAGGAAGCCACCATGAATCGCTTAACACCAGTGGCAGTAACGGGTACTTTGACAGTGGCATTAGGGCGCTTGCGTAAGCTTAATATGGGTCCTGAATATCTAGGGGCCTTTACGGTTGGCGACCAACTATTATGGGGTGCAGCTGAACCATTACGCCGTATGCTAAACATCATCCGTGAGCAAAACAGCTAA
- a CDS encoding heme-binding protein yields the protein MATEEPDYTVLSQIDDFELRRYDEQLVAQTWVTGDQDAASREGFKILADYIFGNNTAPSGESSKVSMTAPVTMQPEVKKGSDESQKIAMTAPVNMQQADGKWRVQFTMPSQYTMQTLPKPNNSNITIKEIPAQTYGVIKFSGLAGSKKVAEKTQELQSWMNTQKLEMTGVPELARYNPPWTLPFMRRNEVMIAYQPK from the coding sequence ATGGCTACCGAAGAGCCAGACTATACCGTTTTGTCACAAATTGATGATTTTGAATTGCGTCGTTACGATGAGCAGCTGGTGGCGCAGACTTGGGTAACAGGTGATCAAGACGCTGCCAGCCGCGAAGGATTTAAGATATTAGCAGATTACATCTTTGGCAATAATACCGCGCCAAGCGGGGAAAGTAGCAAGGTTAGTATGACGGCTCCCGTTACCATGCAGCCTGAAGTTAAAAAAGGTAGCGATGAATCACAGAAAATTGCCATGACTGCACCAGTAAATATGCAACAAGCCGATGGTAAATGGCGCGTGCAATTTACTATGCCAAGCCAATATACAATGCAAACATTGCCTAAACCAAATAATTCAAACATCACGATTAAAGAAATACCCGCGCAGACTTATGGCGTTATTAAATTCTCAGGGTTGGCAGGCAGTAAAAAGGTAGCAGAAAAAACGCAGGAGTTGCAGTCTTGGATGAATACACAGAAATTGGAAATGACTGGAGTTCCTGAATTAGCACGCTATAATCCGCCATGGACGCTGCCATTTATGCGCCGCAATGAAGTTATGATCGCTTATCAGCCAAAATAA
- a CDS encoding endonuclease/exonuclease/phosphatase family protein, with amino-acid sequence MDLSLLYYGAQWLAGFIAFVTIWGWLPLDNWWVRGVEFPRIQIMVLGVIAWVSMLMFWPDWQLGQWLLFIALSLTLAFQLRMVLPYTKLWKKEVQNAKDKPEGQAHQLKIMVSNVLTPNDKTQKLVDLVNQRQPDILITLESDEKWEKALHQIEVDYPYTVKVPLDNLYGMHLYSKLELIDPKVKYLMIDDIPSIHTQLRLQSGRVIWLYCLHPMPPSPTEADKSTTRDAELLMVGKHIKDNDQTAILAGDLNDVAWSKTTRRFQRISGLLDPRIGRHFINTFHVKYPFLRWALDHIFHSACFTVVDIQRMPSIGSDHFPVMTTLQYEPEEASKQEQNAPTAQTEDIKETENKIEEGKKEGTKVSKEHAEEQADFS; translated from the coding sequence ATGGATCTCTCCCTATTATATTATGGCGCACAGTGGTTAGCAGGGTTTATCGCATTTGTAACGATATGGGGTTGGTTGCCTCTTGATAATTGGTGGGTGCGAGGTGTTGAATTTCCCCGTATTCAGATAATGGTACTGGGCGTCATTGCATGGGTTAGCATGTTAATGTTTTGGCCAGACTGGCAGTTAGGACAATGGTTGTTATTTATAGCTCTAAGTCTTACTTTGGCTTTTCAGCTCAGAATGGTATTACCATATACTAAGCTTTGGAAAAAAGAAGTTCAGAATGCAAAAGACAAGCCAGAAGGGCAAGCCCATCAGCTTAAAATAATGGTATCAAACGTCCTTACGCCCAATGATAAAACACAAAAATTGGTCGATTTGGTTAATCAAAGACAGCCTGATATTTTGATTACGTTGGAGAGTGATGAGAAGTGGGAAAAAGCTCTACATCAAATTGAGGTAGATTATCCTTATACTGTAAAAGTACCGCTAGACAATCTGTATGGTATGCATCTATATTCTAAGCTTGAGCTGATAGATCCTAAAGTTAAATATTTAATGATAGATGATATACCCTCTATTCATACGCAGCTGCGCCTGCAAAGTGGTCGAGTTATTTGGTTGTATTGTTTGCACCCGATGCCGCCAAGTCCGACGGAAGCAGATAAGTCAACTACCCGTGATGCTGAGCTACTTATGGTTGGCAAACACATCAAAGATAATGATCAAACCGCGATATTAGCGGGTGATCTCAATGATGTAGCATGGTCAAAGACGACCCGCCGTTTTCAACGCATTTCAGGTTTATTAGATCCGCGTATCGGTCGACATTTTATTAATACCTTTCATGTCAAATATCCGTTTTTGCGCTGGGCACTAGATCATATATTTCATAGTGCTTGCTTTACCGTGGTTGATATTCAGCGTATGCCTTCTATTGGCTCTGATCATTTCCCTGTTATGACTACTTTACAGTACGAACCAGAAGAGGCGAGTAAGCAGGAACAAAATGCTCCTACCGCTCAAACTGAAGATATCAAAGAAACAGAAAACAAAATTGAAGAAGGCAAAAAGGAAGGAACCAAAGTCTCAAAAGAGCATGCAGAAGAACAGGCGGATTTTAGTTAA